The Spirochaetota bacterium genome contains the following window.
CGTCGGAAAGCGGCGCGCCGCCGCGGTGTGCGGTATGCGCCGCCACGATACGTTTGACAATATCGCTCGCGGGTTCGGAAGCGGGCGCATCGCACATCACCTGCGATATACCGTCGATGCCGAATTCCTTCCCGTCGGCGGACTTCGTTTCGATAAGGCAGTCGGTAAAAAGCACGAACGTATCACCGGCCTCCAAGGCAATATGGTACTCACGGTTCGTTTCTTCAAAGAATTCTATCATGCCTTCATG
Protein-coding sequences here:
- a CDS encoding SpoIIE family protein phosphatase; protein product: HEGMIEFFEETNREYHIALEAGDTFVLFTDCLIETKSADGKEFGIDGISQVMCDAPASEPASDIVKRIVAAHTAHRGGAPLSDDLTVVVVTVHSDVP